TCCGCCCAAATATTATCTTTCACTTCTCAGCGAATGGATCCCGAGTCTGTCACGTTGACTTACCGATCTTACATAAGATAGCAGAGACCAGTTCCCCGGGTTCCCCAGACTAGTCTCCGAAATGTATTGGCACGTGttcgttttgtattttttcttacttcattcttaaagaaaaaaaaattgtgtaaagaCGATGAGTGTATCTTGAACAGAAGCTATTATTGCAATAACTATCACACTTACAAGCTActgaaaatgtatatacacaaaaccagATACACATCGCAAGCACAATGAAGATGTCAAGCAGCTGCACAACAGCCACAAGCAGGAGTGTCAAGCAGAAAGACTCCCTGACTTTATCTGCGGCTCTTCTGGCGGGCTCTGACAGCCGGACTGCACACAACGCAGAGGAATTGCGTCTGATCTTACACAGTCACCTCATAAATCTGTGTTAGATAAATTATGTTTACAAGAGTGAATGGATTTTCATATGATGTTTTCGTATGGATTTGATAACAAGATACCAAAAGACCGCTACTGATCTCTTTGTCTCATCTATTCTGCCTGCCATctcaagagaaaatacaaaaactaaataaaaaaatacaaaaaagagaagaacatcGAACTGGTAATaaccataaaaagaagaaagaaggaaaagagaatccaaagtaaatgataaaaggaagaaaaacgaaagaaaacttgCGAGattaggaaaggaaatggaaggtcGGCAAGAATTCAATATGGGGAAGaaagaatagacagagagatggaaagagagagagaaaataaaataaacgaagaagaatGGAGACTACAGGTAGCGGATAGACTGCAAACAGCTTCCAGGTCTTTTAAATCTATCGCATATTCTTATTGTCTGACGACAGTAACTAgggtaattttctctctccttctccccctcttcctctctccctccttccctctccccctttctctctgttcccttgctctcactcacccacttactCACGCATTCACTTACTCCTCcggctctctctttcactctttctctctcacacactctctcttcccGAGTTAAGGACACGAATCAAAGAGAATCGCTTCAATGAGGCAGGGAAGCCGCGTTGACGGTAATCAATCTTCACGtgaatttcttcttctcttctctctcatttaaaCGGTTCTTTAAGATTTATGTCCTTAACACATGGCTCTCTAACGGCGAACTCTTcatgttcttttcttttgtttttttacttcacGACTCTCTAAATTTGAGGATTTGAAGTGTTATTTCCTCATCACAGACGTTCCCATCTTTCACATAGACAAATATCCCAAtgtattgttcatttttattgGCATTTATAGTTCTCTTAGCAAATTTAGCCTAGCATTGCAATAGCATACAGAAAATCCATAGATCCTATCTTCACCCTGTGATTAAAGGCTCCGAGAAGTATTTTAGGGTCAGATACAAAGTCAGCAAAATACCCATTCATGCTGTAAAGGAAGTAAATCATACCACATACATGATTCAGATTTTAATATCGGATATCGGCTCGATATAAAAATGGTTgtttaataaagatgatgttatGGACTTTGGGGTTGATGATTGAAGGTTGGGGCTCTACTTCTCCAGGAAGTTGACGTCGGCGCGACCGAAGTACTCGTTGGACCTCCTGAAGGCGGCGGCCTCGGAGCAGGGAAGGGCTTCCTCGGGAAATGCGCACACGAGACGTTCCTGGTCGAACATGGTGCCCTCGCCACACATGAACGAGAAGTGGCGGGTGATGTACACGTTGTTGTCGATGTAGGGCAGACACACGTGGAACAGGGCGCAGTCGTTGCTGGTGTCGGCGTAGTAACCGTAGGGGAGTTCGGCGCAGTCGAAGCCGGTGTTGATTCTACCCAGAACCAGCGAGGCGTTGGAGGGCAGCTCGAAGCGCAGAGGAGACGAGTCGCGACGCAGACGGAGGCCGGGAAGGGCGGCGGCCACGCCAACCAACACAGCGACTGGAGTGAAATCGTTCATTTAATAGCTAATTCATGGAGCAAGAGACATGTATCATTTAATTTGCTTCAGTAAAAGAAAACTAGTCAGGTATCCAATCAAGTTCACATTTAAGATACAGTAAGTATGCTTGCATGTAGgcttaaaatacacacaaacacacacacatatatgcatgtatgtaaatatatacatataaatgcacatacatacatacatatatgtatatatctctctctcacatacacacacaaatatatgtgtatatgtgcatagatcacacacacacacacacacacacacacacacacacacacacacacacacacacacacacatatatatatatatatatatatatatatatatatatatatatatatatatatatatatatatatatgtatgtatggatgcatatataaatgaatagatacacacacacacacacacacacacacacacacacacacacacaatatatatatatatatatatatatatatatatatatatatatatatgctcatatatagtCCATAA
The genomic region above belongs to Penaeus monodon isolate SGIC_2016 chromosome 16, NSTDA_Pmon_1, whole genome shotgun sequence and contains:
- the LOC119583136 gene encoding U-scoloptoxin(01)-Cw1a-like; this translates as MKVFALVAVLVGVAAALPGLRLRRDSSPLRFELPSNASLVLGRINTGFDCAELPYGYYADTSNDCALFHVCLPYIDNNVYITRHFSFMCGEGTMFDQERLVCAFPEEALPCSEAAAFRRSNEYFGRADVNFLEK